The DNA segment GTCATGCCGGGCGACAACATCGCCATCGAGGTGGAGCTCATCACCCCGGTCGCGATGGAGAAGGAGCTCCGGTTCGCTGTTCGTGAAGGCGGCCGCACGGTGGGCGCGGGCGTTGTGGCGGAAATCATCGCGTAGTATTCAGCCCACCAGCTCTCCGGAAGGCCCCTTGTGGGCGGTTCCGGGGAGCCGGTGGAAATCCAGTTGCAACCCATGGGGTGTGGTGGTACACACCGCGCCCC comes from the Corallococcus exiguus genome and includes:
- a CDS encoding EF-Tu C-terminal domain-related protein, with translation VMPGDNIAIEVELITPVAMEKELRFAVREGGRTVGAGVVAEIIA